A single genomic interval of Oncorhynchus gorbuscha isolate QuinsamMale2020 ecotype Even-year linkage group LG25, OgorEven_v1.0, whole genome shotgun sequence harbors:
- the LOC124014505 gene encoding phenylalanine-4-hydroxylase-like isoform X1, producing the protein MDKAYKNINGDYPTPDNGKERKGSMYLEEETNAKAGVLSCFFSLKEEIGALAKALRLFEEKGINLMHIESRPSRLNNQEFEFFISVDTSNSKSLDEVIDGLRTEISGHVHELSRNKQKDTVPWFPNDIQDLDRFANQILSYGSELDSDHPGFTDPVYRTRRKEFADIAYSYRHGQVIPKVEYTAEEKATWSTVFNELKTLYPTHACREHNRVFPLLEQYCGYRQDNIPQLEDISRYLQSCTGFRLRPVAGLLSSRDFLAGLAFRVFHSTQYIRHQSKPMYTPEPDICHELLGHVPLFADPTFAQFSQEIGLASLGAPDEYIERLATVYWFTVEFGLCKQGSEIKAYGAGLLSSFGELQYSLSDKPRIQPFDPAKTSLQKYPITEFQPVYFVAESFDDAKERVRKFADTIPRPFSVRYNAYTQSIEVLDNTQQLRNLADNISGEIGILCNALRKME; encoded by the exons ATGGACAAGGCATACAAAAATATTAACGGGGACTATCCCACACCGGACAATGGCAAAGAG AGGAAAGGCTCCATGTACCTGGAGGAAGAGACCAATGCCAAGGCGGGGGTGCTGTCCTGCTTCTTCTCCCTGAAGGAGGAGATTGGGGCGCTGGCCAAAGCCCTCAGGCTGTTTGAG GAGAAGGGCATCAACCTGATGCACATTGAGTCTCGCCCGTCGCGACTGAACAACCAGGAGTTTGAGTTCTTCATCAGCGTGGACACCAGCAACTCCAAGTCCCTGGACGAGGTCATCGACGGCCTGCGCACCGAGATCAGTGGCCACGTGCACGAGCTCTCACGCAACAAACAGAAGGACACAG TTCCATGGTTCCCCAATGACATCCAGGACTTGGATCGCTTTGCCAACCAGATTCTGAGCTACGGATCTGAGCTGGATTCTGATCACCCT GGCTTCACAGACCCAGTGTACAGAACCAGGAGGAAGGAGTTTGCCGACATTGCCTACAGCTACAGACA tgGCCAGGTCATTCCCAAGGTGGAGTACACAGCAGAGGAGAAGGCCACATGGAGCACAGTGTTCAATGAGCTGAAGACTCTGTACCCCACGCACGCCTGCCGCGAGCACAACCGTGTGTTCCCCCTGCTGGAGCAGTACTGCGGCTACAGGCAGGACAACATCCCCCAGCTGGAGGACATCTCACGCTACCTGCAGT CGTGCACAGGTTTTCGGCTGCGCCCAGTGGCTGGCCTGCTCTCCTCTCGGGATTTCCTGGCTGGTCTGGCCTTCCGAGTCTTCCACTCTACACAGTACATCCGGCACCAATCCAAGCCCATGTACACACCTGAGCC GGATATCTGCCATGAACTCCTGGGCCATGTTCCTCTGTTTGCTGACCCCACCTTTGCCCAATTCTCACAG GAAATCGGTCTGGCTTCCCTGGGTGCCCCCGACGAGTACATTGAGAGGCTTGCTACT GTCTATTGGTTCACAGTGGAGTTTGGCCTCTGCAAGCAGGGCTCTGAGATCAAGGCCTATGGAGCTGGCCTTCTCTCATCATTTGGAGAGCTGCAG TACTCTTTGTCAGACAAGCCCAGGATTCAACCATTTGACCCTGCAAAGACCAGCCTCCAGAAGTACCCAATCACTGAGTTCCAACCCGTTTACTTTGTTGCAGAGAGCTTTGATGACGCCAAAGAGAGAGTCAG GAAATTTGCCGACACCATCCCCAGGCCTTTCTCAGTGCGCTACAATGCGTACACCCAAAGCATTGAAGTCTTGGATAACACCCAGCAGCTGAGAAACCTGGCTGACAACATCAGTG GGGAAATTGGGATCTTGTGCAATGCCCTGCGGAAGATGGAGTAA
- the LOC124014505 gene encoding phenylalanine-4-hydroxylase-like isoform X2, with product MYLEEETNAKAGVLSCFFSLKEEIGALAKALRLFEEKGINLMHIESRPSRLNNQEFEFFISVDTSNSKSLDEVIDGLRTEISGHVHELSRNKQKDTVPWFPNDIQDLDRFANQILSYGSELDSDHPGFTDPVYRTRRKEFADIAYSYRHGQVIPKVEYTAEEKATWSTVFNELKTLYPTHACREHNRVFPLLEQYCGYRQDNIPQLEDISRYLQSCTGFRLRPVAGLLSSRDFLAGLAFRVFHSTQYIRHQSKPMYTPEPDICHELLGHVPLFADPTFAQFSQEIGLASLGAPDEYIERLATVYWFTVEFGLCKQGSEIKAYGAGLLSSFGELQYSLSDKPRIQPFDPAKTSLQKYPITEFQPVYFVAESFDDAKERVRKFADTIPRPFSVRYNAYTQSIEVLDNTQQLRNLADNISGEIGILCNALRKME from the exons ATGTACCTGGAGGAAGAGACCAATGCCAAGGCGGGGGTGCTGTCCTGCTTCTTCTCCCTGAAGGAGGAGATTGGGGCGCTGGCCAAAGCCCTCAGGCTGTTTGAG GAGAAGGGCATCAACCTGATGCACATTGAGTCTCGCCCGTCGCGACTGAACAACCAGGAGTTTGAGTTCTTCATCAGCGTGGACACCAGCAACTCCAAGTCCCTGGACGAGGTCATCGACGGCCTGCGCACCGAGATCAGTGGCCACGTGCACGAGCTCTCACGCAACAAACAGAAGGACACAG TTCCATGGTTCCCCAATGACATCCAGGACTTGGATCGCTTTGCCAACCAGATTCTGAGCTACGGATCTGAGCTGGATTCTGATCACCCT GGCTTCACAGACCCAGTGTACAGAACCAGGAGGAAGGAGTTTGCCGACATTGCCTACAGCTACAGACA tgGCCAGGTCATTCCCAAGGTGGAGTACACAGCAGAGGAGAAGGCCACATGGAGCACAGTGTTCAATGAGCTGAAGACTCTGTACCCCACGCACGCCTGCCGCGAGCACAACCGTGTGTTCCCCCTGCTGGAGCAGTACTGCGGCTACAGGCAGGACAACATCCCCCAGCTGGAGGACATCTCACGCTACCTGCAGT CGTGCACAGGTTTTCGGCTGCGCCCAGTGGCTGGCCTGCTCTCCTCTCGGGATTTCCTGGCTGGTCTGGCCTTCCGAGTCTTCCACTCTACACAGTACATCCGGCACCAATCCAAGCCCATGTACACACCTGAGCC GGATATCTGCCATGAACTCCTGGGCCATGTTCCTCTGTTTGCTGACCCCACCTTTGCCCAATTCTCACAG GAAATCGGTCTGGCTTCCCTGGGTGCCCCCGACGAGTACATTGAGAGGCTTGCTACT GTCTATTGGTTCACAGTGGAGTTTGGCCTCTGCAAGCAGGGCTCTGAGATCAAGGCCTATGGAGCTGGCCTTCTCTCATCATTTGGAGAGCTGCAG TACTCTTTGTCAGACAAGCCCAGGATTCAACCATTTGACCCTGCAAAGACCAGCCTCCAGAAGTACCCAATCACTGAGTTCCAACCCGTTTACTTTGTTGCAGAGAGCTTTGATGACGCCAAAGAGAGAGTCAG GAAATTTGCCGACACCATCCCCAGGCCTTTCTCAGTGCGCTACAATGCGTACACCCAAAGCATTGAAGTCTTGGATAACACCCAGCAGCTGAGAAACCTGGCTGACAACATCAGTG GGGAAATTGGGATCTTGTGCAATGCCCTGCGGAAGATGGAGTAA